In Rhizobium sp. CIAT894, the following are encoded in one genomic region:
- a CDS encoding pentapeptide MXKDX repeat protein: MTKLVSSLAACAFIVGLSLAGAASAEDAMKSDTMKKDTMHSDAMSKDAMKMAGTKKDCMHKAGMEKDAMKKADMTKACDAMK, encoded by the coding sequence ATGACCAAACTTGTTTCCAGCCTTGCAGCCTGCGCCTTCATCGTCGGCCTTTCGCTCGCCGGTGCGGCGTCGGCTGAAGACGCGATGAAGTCCGATACGATGAAGAAGGACACGATGCACAGCGACGCGATGTCGAAGGATGCCATGAAGATGGCGGGCACCAAGAAGGACTGCATGCACAAGGCCGGCATGGAAAAGGATGCGATGAAAAAGGCCGATATGACGAAAGCCTGCGATGCGATGAAGTAG